Proteins found in one Lonchura striata isolate bLonStr1 chromosome 25, bLonStr1.mat, whole genome shotgun sequence genomic segment:
- the C1QL1 gene encoding C1q-related factor, with product MVLVLVVLIPVLVSSAGTDGRYEMLGTCRMVCEPYGPAAPPQPAERGPLPPPSTLVQGPQGKPGRPGKPGPPGPPGEPGPPGPVGARGEAGRPGPPGLPGPGATGAVSAATYSTVPRVAFYAGLKNPHEGYEVLKFDDVVTNLGNSYDAASGKFTCAIPGTYFFTYHVLMRGGDGTSMWADLCKNGQVRASAIAQDADQNYDYASNSVILHLDAGDEVFIKLDGGKAHGGNNNKYSTFSGFIIYSD from the exons ATGGTTCTGGTGCTGGTGGTGCTCATCCCGGTGCTGGTGAGCTCCGCCGGTACCGACGGCCGGTACGAGATGCTGGGTACTTGCCGGATGGTCTGCGAGCCCtacggccccgccgcccccccgcAACCGGCCGAACGCGGCCCCCTCCCGCCGCCCTCCACCCTGGTGCAAGGTCCCCAAGGCAAACCGGGAAGACCGGGGAAACCGGGACCGCCGGGACCGCCCGGAGAACCGGGACCGCCGGGGCCGGTGGGGGCGCGGGGTGAAGCAGGAaggccgggacccccgggattaCCGGGACCGGGGGCTACGGGCGCGGTGAGCGCGGCCACCTACAGCACGGTGCCGCGGGTCGCCTTCTACGCCGGCCTCAAGAACCCCCACGAGGGCTACGAGGTCCTCAAGTTCGACGACGTGGTCACCAACCTGGGCAACAGCTACGACGCCGCCTCGGGCAAGTTCACCTGCGCCATCCCCGGCACCTACTTCTTCACCTACCACGTCCTCATGCGCGGCGGCGACGGCACCAGCATGTGGGCCGACCTCTGCAAGAACGGGCAG GTCCGGGCCAGCGCCATCGCGCAGGACGCCGACCAGAACTACGACTACGCCAGCAACAGCGTCATCCTGCACCTGGACGCGGGGGACGAGGTCTTCATCAAGCTGGACGGGGGCAAAGCCCACGGCGGCAACAACAACAAGTACAGCACCTTCTCCGGCTTCATCATCTACTCGGACTGA